The genomic segment ggtCATTAGTACagctaaaaaagaaaaaaactccaACATCTCTTCTTATAATTCCTCCTCCTCTTTGATTTCTTTGATGGAGCATCATCTTCTGTCTTGTACCCACCAATCTGCTTCTTTTTTGCATGACTACAAGTTAATGGCAAGATAATCACGATAGGTAGCAATTTTGGCAGCCATGTTCTTCGGGATGTCATCAATCTTCCCATGGATAAACAAATCAGCATACTTGATAACAAATATTCCACAatcattgcaaaaaaaaaaaaaaaaacacaaaaaacagcatatgaaattatttaaaaacaaacaaaatagaaaaataaacaacaatatACAAAAAACCAGTTACTTACTTATCCTCTTGAAATGGCAAGTTTTTGGCAAAGTTAAAATCAATTGGATCCTTCTTCCCAACAGAATATGGACCAACATTCAAGTCCAAATCTTTCCTAGAAcaataaaaatcaagaaaatctAGAAAATATGGTAAAACAACAGAATAAGCATTCACATATGGCAAAGCAATACTCTCATTCTTCTTCCCCGTCAAAGAATTGTAGACAGTTAACATCCTACTCTTAATGGAAAAGTGAATAAAAACCCAATGCAACTGAACCTTCACATGCACAGGAAAAAGAACATGATCCACATCCACCCAAGGAGTGTTACAAAACAAATATTCACCAATAATGTAATATGAAATTAGGTTATCAAAACGAATGTTGCTTGAATCACATTTGGCTGCCACAAAGTTATCATACAAACCCTTGATAGTTGCATCAAACCAAGAGTCTGTAGTTGTAACCCTCTTGTTCAAACCATCAATCAACTTAATCTTCTTCCTCAAGTAATAAAAACATACATTTATatgctacaaaaaataaataaacatacaaaagttAGGCACCTGGATACTAgccaatatataataaaaaaaacaagttaCACACAATGCTACAAGAACctggttactacccataaataataaaaacaatttaCACACAATACTAAAAGGAACCTGGTTACTTGTCTTAACCATGatcaacaacaaaaacaaaacatcTAAACAAACAAATACTAATTAATAAACATTATACCAAAAACCTGATTACTAgctaatatataataaaaaaaaaacacaagtgACACACAATGCTTCAAAGAACCTAGTTtctacccaaaatttaaaaataatttacacACAGTACTAAAAGGAACCTGGTTacttgtcttaaacatgataaaaaaaaaaaacatctaaaCAAACAAATACTAATAAATAAACATTATAACAAGAACATGGTTACTTACAGTGTCCATAAGGTCCTCCCCACAAGTTTGAAGCTTGTAAAACCACATTTTCTCATAAATTTTAACAAAAGAATAATCCATTGGGGGATTGATAATGTTATTGACATCAGAAAATTTCTTCTTccttcaaaacaaaaaatatatatatatattaacaaacaattaaatatcaagaataataatattaaacaaaatataaaaaaacatacttattCTTAAAATTCATTTTATCCTCAATCCAA from the Humulus lupulus chromosome X, drHumLupu1.1, whole genome shotgun sequence genome contains:
- the LOC133804966 gene encoding uncharacterized protein LOC133804966, translated to MDYSFVKIYEKMWFYKLQTCGEDLMDTHINVCFYYLRKKIKLIDGLNKRVTTTDSWFDATIKGLYDNFVAAKCDSSNIRFDNLISYYIIGEYLFCNTPWVDVDHVLFPVHVKVQLHWVFIHFSIKSRMLTVYNSLTGKKNESIALPYVNAYSVVLPYFLDFLDFYCSRKDLDLNVGPYSVGKKDPIDFNFAKNLPFQEDK